The DNA segment tatatatgtatatatttaatccTTCACATATGGTATCATGAATTAACAACTTTATTTATTGTTCTATTAAGtactattataaaatatacatatatataaggataacataaattattttataatatatcagTAGAAATAACTATAAAACCATTATTCAGACAAGGAAGTGTACATTGTTGTTTGCCATATTAACTAAATAATCAAATTTTAGCAATATTTGAGATAAATCTATATGAAGGACCAATTTACATTAATAACTATCTCAATTATTGCTCTGAAAAGTTTTCATGAAACCCAATAAATATATAGGAGGAATAGAAACACAAGGTAGtttatttgaagttttaaaactaataaggTGCAAAGAGACAAATAACCTCTTTCAAACCGAAGAAGAAAACTTCTTAAAACAATTAAATGATAAggaaaaatcaaataaaatatataaaggaTGAAATAAAATACTAAAGGGTTGAAGAAAtcctataaaaatatattacaaaatttttaaaaaatagaggAAGAATTCAAAAAGAAGTCTGTGTAGAGGTCCCTACAACTTTTTGTCATAGAAATTCATTTACCATAGAACTACCATACCATATGTATTTCCAAGAAAACCAAATCCCTACAAAGGCAAAACCCTAGaattttgtaaaagaaaattaaatagcTTTTTGGAGAAAAAGTTAATAAGACTATAGGAGTTGTGCAAGTTTTTGTGTCAACAATGTAAATGAAATAGAAAGAGGAGAACCTCATAtggtaattaattataaaaccTTGAATAATGTTCTTAAATGGATTATGTATAATCTACCATGAGaaagatttaaataataaattatacaatGCATTTTCTCTAAATTTGATATGAAATCAAGATAttataagataaagataaaagaagaGGATAAATATAATACTCCCTTTGTGGTTCCCTTTGGCCATTATGAATAGAATGTAATGCCAATGGGATTAAGAAATGCTCCCTCtgaatttcaaaatataatgaataatatattttccCCATATTCAAATTTTACTGTAGTATATCTGGGCAACATTCTAAAATTTCCAGAATCCTTAGAAAAACATATAAAACACttaaaaactattataaaacAAAAGGGTCTAGTAGTATCAGCTAAAAAGATGAATATATCACTCACAAAATATAAGGTTTTTTGGACATGAGACCTTGGAATTCATAATCCTGAAGCCTCTAGATACTAGAGTCTCATGCATCTAAAATAAGATATGGAGGAATTCTAAAACAAAGGATAGAACATCAGAAAGAACACATAATTAAATACCATTGAGGAGTATGAAACGATCACAAAGTAAGTATTGTACTGTAAAAAAATGCATAACTAAATTCCAACatgaattaataaataaactattttatttcgAATTAATTGTAAAGCAGCAAAACAAATTttggaaaaatataaaaaaaaataagtataaatatCTTTTTAACCCTACATTTAGAGTTTATATTCAATTTATTAttgtggtttttaaaaaaatctattaaatcataagttttgttaaaaaaaatctaacatgTTTATTAACTCATGCATGGTATCTGAGACGTATTCCTAGTTATATTGCAAATCTTTTAGATAAATCtctaaaagaattaaaaagtaTAGTATATGGCGATGTGtgcttttattaaaaaatttattgtacaaATTTCAAATGAGAAACCGTCATTTCAGTTAATTGGGATGCCCTGAATCTGACATGTCTCTTGGGCTGAATAACATGAAGCTCAAAATTATGGTTGATCCCTTATGTTAAATTGATATAGACGATGTTAAATGATGATTACGTGGCACACTATATGGCACAATTGTGCATAGATGGATTCCAGGTATTATgtacatttataattaattattaattatatttatattttaattttttaatattatttctcCTCTGCACAAACTCTAAACTCAAACCCATAAGCGAAATCACAGGTGTAGTTTCAATTTCTCACGGTCCTATCTTCTGACTTGTCAAATAATATGATGTTGATATGAAGTCCATTTATTATTGACGCTTTGGGCTTTGGAGGTGAATTTGAAGAAGAGATCAGGTCCCAGAGTGAGCGTGGATGGCGAGGCAGAGGGCGTAGTAGCGCAGAGAGTTAGGGAATTCAGGGGATTTAGGGTTTAACGGCAGGACAATGAGATTGCACTTCTTACATTTGAGGGCCATGAGATTGCAAAGACAATTTGTGTTGAGCAATGTGCAACTACACTATTGCAATTAAAAATTCCTAATCTCAATTGCCCATTTACTCATTGCAATTCAAAAAACCCTAATCCCCCAATTCAAAAATCCCTAATCCTCCAATTGAATTTTCACTAATATGTCAATTCACTCCAATTGTCACTACACAACACCTAATATCACTTCTTTCCGCCACATAAATAACACTTGACGCTGTAATGTGGAATTTAATAGAAAGAATCAATTTagatactttttaaaaaacataaaaacaaaattatttaaaaaaaaactatatttaagaACCAATAAGATAATTATACCTAAAAAGTATTGTGTGTAAACAGATTTTTTCAAAACatgttttgattttgaaatttatcaAAAGGAaagcataattttattttaggttTTCTAACAAGGAAATTTTTACAAGTTGTTAAATAGAAAACTCAGAAGTTGCATTTGAATTTCTTCGGGTTGTGTAAGTTTTATCCTCCTTATCATTTTCTTAGGTTCTACCCACTTATTAtgtcattaattattttttacacacACCCATCAATCCACACACACTCGTACCTACACCCCACccatataatttaaaatttattcatacTAGTCTTTATGCTCGTGAAggacataattttaataaaaaaaatatttttactaaatatATAAACTGATTTTTGCTAATACGATAATTTAATACAACATCATATGTTATCTTACTTAATATTTAATCTCATCATATagttaaaatgataaatttacGTATCAAGTATCTTGTATACAATTTActagtaaaatataattattgcatgtgtatattaaaaataactaaatcatattaaaatataaacattacTAGTAATAATATCTATCAATTATACCACAATATccaattttacttttaaacaTTATTCACAAATTATCCAATTTTACTTTTAGATGTTGTTAACAAAGTAAGAACAAGTTAAAATATACAAAGTTGCTAACAAAGTAAGCATAAAAACCATATCACTCACAAAAATCAAAGTCAAAGCCCACAACTTAGTTTTTATCAAGCTTATATGTTCTTTCCTTCTTCTTTTCCCTTCTCTCTTATTTTcgtttataaaattttaagtatacTTTACAAAAACGTGTTGAATAATTGAATTATACATAATATATTGATTACAATTTATATTATCCCATCGTGCATGTGCCAACTATTTACCAAtaacaacaattttttaattaattcgtATCTTTGACTTATTTTTGTATCCATGAACGTTTTTTCACAACTGTATAACGTTATTAATCTTAAGTGCACACTGTTTGTATCACgttttatattcaaattaaacaacataataatattcatccataataataataataataagtaaattataataatgattCACTACCCGCGAATAACGCATAAACGGAAGAATGAAAAACTTTCCCATCTCAGATCTTAATTTTGGTACATcgtatcatataaaaaaaaatatttataatttttttctttatctcaaCTGAATAAATTATTACCATGAAGTTGATTTTGTTTctgatttatatattttatactaattaaaaaaaataaaaaatgtcacTCACTTGTTTTATAGCGAAATATAAGATCCTATTTTGGCTCCAACCGTTGAGTTTTTCTATCTCTCACAGAAGAACTCATCGCTAATCACAATAACTACGTAATCCTCTCTCCATCACACCACAAACAATGTCCGGCGACGAAGCCACCACTCCCTCCGCCAAACCCAAAGCTTCCGCCACCGCAACGGACTCCCCGTTGAAAATGCAAACCGCCGTGGACTCGCTCTCCTCCATCGTCCCCTCTCTCTCCAAGCTCACCCCTGCCTCTCTCCTCACCAGCCCCGACCTCTACTCCAAAATCTCCGCCCTCCTCCGCCAGCCCAACTCCGGCGCCGGCGACAACAACCTCTGCCGTTGGCTCTACGACACGTTCCAGTCAGGCGTCGTGGACCTCCAGCTCCTTGTTCTCCGCTTCCTCCCCGTCATCGCCGGCGTCTACCTCTCACGCGTCGCCGACCGGAAACCCCAAGCCGGCTTCGAAGCCGTTCTCCTGGCCCTCTACGCGTACGAAACAACCTCACGCGCCGGGAAGCCCGTGTCCATAACGATCCCCGACCTCTCACAACCCAGCGTGTACCACGAGGCCACCGCGAAAACCCCCGGCAAAGGCCCCGCCAACTCCGCCGCCACCGACCCCGAAATCGCCGTGGTCTCCCCCGCGCTGGAGCCCCACGGCACCGTGCGGTCCACGCGCCGTGCCCGCATTGTGGGCGTGGCGCTGGAACTCTTCTACGCGAAGATCGGGCACATGCCGGTGTCCTCAAAGACCGATTTTTGCGAGTTTTGCAAGGTGTGGGCAGGGCAAGACGGTGAGATGTATAAGAATTTTGAAGAGGGTGAGATGTGTAAGAAGTTGGAAGACGGCGGAgcgaaggaagaagaagaaggggtgGTTGAAAAGAAGAACAGGGTCGAAGGTCGAGTTCCTCTGTCTTGGGAACTGTTGCAACCTGTTATGAGGATTCTGGGACACTGTCTGTTGGGTCCCAATAACAACAAACATGTTGAGCTCTGTAACAAGGCCAATGAAGCATGCAGATCCTTGTTTTCAAGGAGCATGCATGATGTTAACCCTAAAGCTATTCTACCTATGAGAAGTCTCTTGAGACTCTCCAAAACTGTTATGCCCAACCACCCTGATCCCACTGAACTACCTTTCTCTGATGTTATTTCTCTTTGAATCCTTTCTTTTCATTCATTCTTTCTGCACTTTCTCTCTTTATCACACTCTTCCATGGAAACATATATCAACATTCATCCTATTATAAggttaagttttaaatttattctcTAAAATCATATTAAACTCATGATCATGTTCATTTCACCAAATCTTTAAAAAACACAAAGCTTATATATTAACTTACTTCAATAGTATAATTCAACACGTGAAACAATAGTGTccttttttgttttgatatgttaatgtatataaatataaaatgaaaattttgtaaTACGTGACAAATTTGTATATAAAGAGTTAAGAATTAAATAAGGTTTTGGTATGTTTTAGTAATTTTGATAGGGACGGTTTATAATTATATGATTTACGTGCTAATTTTGTCGTTAATGTATCTAAAAAATTACGTTCAATTTAAAGTAAAGTTATATCATCAAAGTCAAATTCACGTATTTATTAAATGTTGAGTATGAAAAATACTGAAATTATCGTGGAGGtgtcaattttaatatttttcaattctataaatattaaaaacttgtttaacgcataaattgattatatttaGCTGTAAAAtacataaagaaaataaatataattaaattgaaataagaGAATGAGAATCTTTTGTGGCCACTATAAAAACGATTGTATTTTAAAAACGTAATAATACATGTATATTTAGATataccttattttttttatctttatttgaatttgaaaggTTATTAAAAAGAATAATCAGATATAtgcatataatttataaaacatgCAATATGATTAACTatttagaaatttaattaataggaaggttataattaaaatgaacaaACTTATGTATATGCTATTAGATGACAGCATactattgataaataattttactaAAGTATATTAAAAGGAATGTTTAATTGTAGTTTGGTTCtctttattttgtaaaattcataattttgtttcttattttctcattttttaacCCCATTGtgtttaattttcaattttcaaaaagaTATGGAAAACCTTTACAATTCTGAAAGAAAATAATGAGTATTACacgtttttctttattttattatgtcctaataataaattttgacGAATAGTTGAATTGGAAatgtaataaattatgaataattaaaaattaaagaatcaagattatgttaaaaatatttcaggatataaaattattgaaaattaaaaataaacagcTAAAAGTTTTAGAAGGAGGAAATtgtgaattttgaaaaatatagaaTGGAAAATTATAATTAAGCCTTGTAAAATAATACAATCATAAAAAGAACGGACGGTGGAAATGTTACGTGGAGCCAGAGCGATAGATGGATGATGGATGGTGCACAGtgcactcaagaaatctcaccacaaaaggcagaAAAATAATCGAAGTTCCAATTTTAAATGGATTGAATGATAACCGTTAGATTTATATCAACGGTTAATATGACGTGTGCACTCATATCTAACATATGCAACACTACATCCACCCACTGTCACGCTCCTTCCTCCTCCGTCTCTGCAACCGCCCGGAGCTGCTCGACCACAAACCCTAGCACTTTTCAAAACGCACCCGTTTCGTTTTCTCGACATTCGTGCGTTTCTGCGATTCTTCAACCCCGATATGGAGCACTGAAATTATTTACGGTTCTTATTAGCGCCATACTCGGTATTTATTGCTGTAAGCTCGGACTTCTTATCTCTCGTTTAATTTTTACAATGAATTATGTAATAGTTactatttttattgattttttatttttatttttgtgaattTCACTGAAAGTTTTGCGACTTCTATTGATTACTTCATCTCTAGGTATGCATTTTGACCTATTTGTGATAACTAATTGTGATAATTAATTGAATGTTAAAATTGTGTATTGTAGTTATGATGTTTAGCTCAAACCTATTTGACATTGAACCTTTGTTCCATTTTTGGCTATACCAAATATCTGATGATGTCTGGTTTTGATTTATTAACGGACACTTTGTGATAGGACTGAGTTTTTATTCGTGTCACTTCATATGACGTTAATTTGGtaaatgaaaattttcttttaatctgAAGAagttcacttttttttcttctcctttctatggttcttttctttgttttgcaACATTCTATTAATGAGAATATTTGAGATAAAACGctgcattttttaattttggatttaCTTGCTGCATAGGTAATTTAAGACAACGCCTTTCTATTTGATAGGATTAAAGCATGCAACTTTTGCTTCATACAAGTGATAAACATGGGAGAAGGAAGTGACCATCAAGCTATGGCAGATGATGGGAATGTTGAACATATTGAAGGTGGAGTTAATAATGCTGAAAACAACTCTGGTTCTCATGTTGAGGTTGGGGTTTCTGAGCCGTATGTGGGTAGGGAGTTTGATTCTGAAGATGCTGCAAAGACTTTCTACAATGAGTATGCCAGACGAGTGGGTTTCAGCTGCAAAGCTGGCTCACATGGTCGTTCCAAAGCCGATGGGGAAAATATGTACTGGGAATTTGTCTGTGGCAGGGAGgatttgaaaagaaaacttgCTGAAAGTTGCACTGCAATGATTAGGATCGAGAAGAAGGGTCAAAATAAGTGGGTTGTTACACAATTTGTGAAGGAGCATAGTCATTCCATGGCAAGCCTTAGTAAGGTGCATAGTATTAGGCCGCGCAGACACTTTTCTAGTGTGGGAAGAACCATGCCTGAAACTTACCAAGGAGTGGGGCTTGTTCCAAGTGGTGTGATGTATGTATCTATGGATAAGAATTGTATTCCCACTAAGAATATCCACGGGATTAGAAATATTCCTGCAGTTGCTACTATTTCTGAAACAGCTCACCTTGTTAAAAGTCCGTCAATGATGAATTATGCTGTTAGGCCAACTATTCAAAAGAGGACATTAGGGAGGGATGCTCACAACCTGCTGGAGTACTTTAAGAAAATGCAAGCTGAGAACCCTGGTTTCTTCTATGCAATACAACTTGATGATGATAATCACATGTCTAATGTGTTTTGGGCAGATGCGAGATCAAGGACTGCTTATGGTCATTTTGGTGATGCAGTTACTATGGACACAACTTACAGAATAAATCAATATAGAGTGCCCTTTGCTCTGTTCACTGGGGTAAACCATCATAGTCAGATGATTTTGTTTGGTTGTGCACTCCTCTTGGATGATTCCGAGGCTTCTTTTGTCTGGCTCTTCAAGACATTTTTGACAGCGATGAATGACCGTTACCCTGTCTCTATCACTACTGATCAAGACAGAGCTATACAAACAGCAATTTCACAAGTTTTCCCTCAAACACGCCACTGTATAAGCAAATGGCATGTCTTGCGAGAAGGCCATGAGAAGTTGGCTTATGTATGCAACATGCATCCAAATTTTCAGATTGAACTATATAATTGTATTAATCTGACAGAAACAATTGAGGAGTTTGATTCATGTTGGAATTTTATCATGAATAAATATGAACTCACAAAAAATGATTGGCTTCAGTCATTGTACAA comes from the Phaseolus vulgaris cultivar G19833 chromosome 8, P. vulgaris v2.0, whole genome shotgun sequence genome and includes:
- the LOC137824473 gene encoding uncharacterized protein — encoded protein: MSGDEATTPSAKPKASATATDSPLKMQTAVDSLSSIVPSLSKLTPASLLTSPDLYSKISALLRQPNSGAGDNNLCRWLYDTFQSGVVDLQLLVLRFLPVIAGVYLSRVADRKPQAGFEAVLLALYAYETTSRAGKPVSITIPDLSQPSVYHEATAKTPGKGPANSAATDPEIAVVSPALEPHGTVRSTRRARIVGVALELFYAKIGHMPVSSKTDFCEFCKVWAGQDGEMYKNFEEGEMCKKLEDGGAKEEEEGVVEKKNRVEGRVPLSWELLQPVMRILGHCLLGPNNNKHVELCNKANEACRSLFSRSMHDVNPKAILPMRSLLRLSKTVMPNHPDPTELPFSDVISL